AGAATCAATTCACTAAAAATAGttcctttaattttatatttttaagctTTTGAATTGAATGGGCTCAATTTTAGTCCATCTTATGGCGTACTTGTTTTGTTGAGGTGTTAATAGGTGGAGGGGGACGAGAACTGGGAAATTCGGAGAGGAATTATAAGGGGTATGGAATCGAAGGTCACCAACATGATCAGGTCTTGGCGCTTTTGATATTTATCATCATCtggtattgttgttgtttttatttctttcttgtaGGCTTTCCATTGCTTAACTTGTTAGTTGTTATGTTTACTTCCTATTATCTTCTTCTGTATAACATTCTTtttacctccacgaggtagtagTAGTAAAActtgcatacactctaccctaCGCTGACCCCATCAATATGATGTTTTATGTGCAAACCACCACTATAATGtcatttaatttatgaattgctCTTTTAGTATTGAAAATGGAAGCCTATATTTCTTTCTCTTCGCCTCGTTCATAGATGGTCATGGTATGAGAACTTGTATTCATCAGAGGATAGCTTTGGCGGTAAATGTACACTCTTCCAAAAGTGCATTTACTATAGTTGTTCAAAGCACCCATATTTTGTCTCAGGTTTGTTCATACTTAtccatattcattttttttaggatTGACGTCAGAGTCtacttaatcttttttttttaaatattccaAATTCATCACcttggaagaagaaaaaaaattgaatttggtCGGTAGTgtagaaataaaaaagtttaaaaaggaaaaaaattctaaaaaagaagaaaacctAAGGAAGTACCATGAGGTGTAAAACATTGTCCACTTTTGGCGATCTTTGCATGAGACCAAAAAAGTTTACATGCTTAACTTCCGTGTTATTTGTGATACAAGGAAGATAATTGATTGCTTTTGACAAGTAGGAGAAATCAAATTCCTCCATTTTTTATCTTCTTAACTAAAAATACAGCACCTAAAACATGCTAAACAACTCAACCGAGTTctattccaatttccaaatcaATCCCATTTGCCCAAAATGTTACACTACTATTacgaaaagaagaaaatcattCAAGCAAGTTTAAGAAAATGTTGCATGTGAGGCAAAAGTGGTCCTGGAAATGCTAGTTGCACGTACAAGGGTGTTCGCCCATCATACATGGGAAAAAGGGTGGCTAAAATCGATGAGCCTAACTATGACTTTCACCTTTGGCTTGGAACTTTTGAGACTTCTTACGATGTTGTTGCATACAACCGTGTGGTGATAAGGTCCAACTCAATTTTCCTGATCACGTGCACACAAAACCAAGCTCAGAATTTAACTGGCTCAAGCAGTTTGACACACAATGGGGTTCTAGAGAGGACTATGGTTTGGGTCGCGGATTTCAGCTACCCATTTCCCTTGGTGCGTTGGCGAAGAACACCTTTGTAGGTGCAACTGGCATTTTCAGGGCCATTTTTGCCTCACATGCAACCTTTTCTGAAACTTGCCGAGGTGATTTTCTTCTTCCTAGTATAGTAGTGCAACATTGTTGAGGAAATGGGACTGATTTGGAAGAGAGTTAAGTTGTTCAACATGTTTTAGGGGCAGTATTTGTAGTTAAGAAGACCAAAAATGGAGGAATTTGTTTTTTCCTATGTGTCTGTATACATGTGAACTTAGAAAATTCACTTATACTTGTCAAAACAATCAAATATCTTGCTTGTAGTAGTAATTAGCACGGAAGCTACACATGCATATTTTTTGGTCTCATGCAAAGATCGTCGAGAGGGGACAACGCAATACACCTCAGAATActtcttttcttgaatttttttcctttttaaacttTTCCAATTTTAACACTGCTGACCAAAATTATTGCTTTTTTGTCTTATTTCAAGGTGAATGAATTTGAatgtttatataaaaaaaaatgaagtaaacCCTAACATTAGTGCTGAAAAAGTTGAATGTGGATAATTATGGACTAGAGAACTTGAGTTAAAAGATGGGTGCTTTGAGTAAATGTACACGGTACATTTTCGGTACATTTACTGCTGAAGCTACCTTATGATAAATACAAGCTCTCATAAGTCATACCATGTCCATCTAGGGACAAGGGAAAGAGAAGGATATGTAGTCTTCTATTTCCAACACTTAAAAATCAATCTCATAAATGAAATAACATTATAGTATTGGGTTGCACATAAAGTATCACATTGATATTTAGTTAAGGACTCGTAGTTTGCTGGTGTgttctttttcttgaatttttagcTCAGATgctattttctttcttcttagaAACCAACTAAAATGACCTGTGCTAAGAAAGTTAATATTTATTGCTATAAATTAAAGTTGGTGTTTATATTAGAGGTGTTTCTAAACTATTGTTTCCTCCTTATTGTCTTAGCTAAAAtgttatgtatatataactGATGAACTCTTTATGAATTTGGTGTTAAAGTCttagtcttttcctttttgaactATTCAATTCTATGTATTATTTCTTGTGCAATtggtttctatatttttggttGACTGTTCAGACAAACTCCATCAATAGAATTGGGGATGCagataaaaaaatcaatctaaTAGTTCTTATATACCATGTGGCTGTTTTGATCATCGTTATGAACGTTGAAGGACAAAAAAGAATAGCTTGAGAAGATGTTAATGCATTGCTGATGGAAAAAGATACAAGAGGTAAGTAGGGCATGAATCTATGATAATGAAATATCTTACTTATTTTCCTTCTTAACCTTTTATTCCTGTTTTACTAGATCAGCTGATTATGTTTTTTTCCTATTTGTTGCACAATTGTTCTTTTGTAATTTCGACTGATAGTTTAGATAAACTCTATCGATAGGACATAAAAAGTCTGCTTCGTAATCAATTTACATTTTGTACTACGCAATCAATGTAATAGCTTTTAATTCTGCAGCTTCATTGAATAGTGACTGTTGATGAAATCATCACCTCTTCATTGATTGATATCTTCCCAAAAGCCAAATATGAGGTGAGTATGAAAAAACTGTAGTTCTTTCTCCATGGAGTGTAGATCTATCAATGTGTCATTGTATAGAAGTCGAAgcctatatttttctatttatcaGCCATTCTAAAATGAATTTCGATTTTGCTACAGTTTCCAAATTTTTTCCCCAATGGATATCTAAATTGGCTTGATTTCCTAAGGTTTAGAGAGTGATTCTCTAATTCATTTTGAAGAATCAATTCAGTAAATAGCTccttcatataatatttttttaataaaaaattgaaatgtgtGGGCTCAAATTTAGTCCATCTTATGATGTACTTACTTTGTTGAGGTGTTAATAGGGGAAGGGGAAGGGGAAATTGACGGAGGAGATTACAAGGTAAGGGATTCGAACCACACCAACAGGCCTAGTGACACTTCTTGTTTACTAGTTGTTAGTACATTGATTGCGTGTGTGCATTTTTTTGTGTGGTAAATATGGAATGATTATTGATTTTCCTTTAAATTTGGATTTGAGACAGAATGTTGGTGCTAATTCTCCTATTCATCTGTAATTCTGTATAACAGGTAAATGCCATGCTTGAGTGCCAAGTTACTGTTAGGAGAATTCTTGGATACACAGTTGTGTGAATCCGGCTGCTCTTTTGTGGTCAGTAATTTCACCCATGTGCTTTGTATTCTTGTTGTTCTTGCTATTGATATCTATCATCTTCTGTTTATTGCGTTTCGGTTCTTATTTCGTTCTTGTAGTCTTTGCACTGCTTCTCTTATTAGTCGTTATGTTTacttcactattttctttttttgtatatCTAGATTTGCTGTATTTTGAGTCAAGGGTCTTtgggaaacaacctctctaacTCTACGAGGTGGTAAAGCCTGTGTATACTACATCCTCTCCAAACCCCACTTGTAGAATTTTACTGGTATGTTTTCAAAAATCCTCTCCTTTTATTGATATTAGAGTGAGAAGGTGAGCCTATGTTCATTTTGCATTTTAGTGCTGTTTATAGAATTGATAAGTTGTTCtcttttgttgttcttttaAAGGTATCACATGTCTTTAAGTTTGGCATTGCATTGTTATTCAGAAGTGTAAACCATTGTCCACTCTTGGCGACCTTTGCATGAGACCAAAAAAAAACTTGCATGCATAACTTCCATGTTAAATACTCTATAAAGAAGATGTTTGATTGCTTTTGAGAAGTATTAGGGAATTTCACAAgttcacatatatatatagacacatAGCAGAAATCAAATTCCTTTATTTTCTGCCTTTTTAACTACAAATACAACCCTTAAAACAtgatgaacaactcaactcaattctCATGCAAATCCATATCTTTTCCCAAAATGTTACACTTCTATACATGGAGGAAGAAAATCAACCAAGCAACTTTCAAGAAAGGTTGCATGTGAAGAAAAGGTGGCCCTGGAAATGCTAGTTACAGCTACAAGGATGTTCTCTAACGTACATAGGGTAAATGGATGGCTGAAACCGTGAAATGGATGGCTGAAACCGTGGCCCTCGCCTTTGGCTCGGTACTTTTGAGACTTCTTACGATGTTGTTTCCATATAAACTTTATGgtaataaggctcaactcaatttTTCTGATCATGTGCACATTAAAAACCAAACCTAGAATTCAATTGACTTAAGCAGCTTGATATACACTGGAGTTCCTGAGAGACTGAATATGGTGACAATGATTTCGAAAGCAACTGCTTCTTTGCAGGGCAAGCTTCATTTCCATTACCGGATATCAACAGAAAGGTTGAAAAGGACAACAATGGTGAAAATGTAGGATTTGGTGGAGTGTGGAaagatttgaatgcaaacttATCGAAGATTGATCATCATGGATTTTAGCCACTCATTTGCCCCACGTACGTTGCCAAACACCTTTGTAAGTGCAACTAGCATTTTCAGGTCCACCTTTGTCTTGCATTCAACCTTCCCTGGTTTCTTCTTCCATGTATTGCAGTGTGATATTTTGGGGAAATGAGACCGATTTGCACGAGAATTTAGTTGTGTTCAGTATGTTTTATAGGTTGTATTTGATAGAAAAGGGAGAAATTTGGTTTCTCTTAGGTGCCTATATGCCTGTGAATTATTGAAAGTTCACTGATATTTGTCGAAGGCAATCAAACATCTGGCTTGTAGTAGCAATTAAAACGGAAGCTACgcatgtaatttattttttcagtcTCATGCAAAGATCATCAAGAGGGGACAATGCTTTACACCGCAGAATACTTCTCTTTTCTAgaatttcttttccttcttaaCTTTTGATTCCCGTTTTACTACATCAGCTGCATAATCATTTATTccttatttatcttttcttttgcatgtatacattttttatttaggaAGTTGGGGTTTCAAGAATGGAAGGTGGACTAAATAATTAAAGTCTCCAAATGCATGTCGATTTTTTTGTTGGAGTTGATCGGAAGGATGACTGAAGAAGATGTTATTGTGATCTGCGAGCAGAAAAGTGTCCATTATATATCACTATCGCCAAAGAGAAACATATGTAGAAGATGATATTTCTTATATAAAGACTAGTCTCTAAACACGGGCTTTGCACgtcattttttacaaatttatagCACGAACTTATAATTTGAAGTGAATATCGATATCCATGATGAATGTTGCTTGTACTGCagttttcataaaaaaatttcactgtatgtaattatattttcatcGAGTAGGTGAAATGATGTAGAAGtgttatattctaggtgttttgatgatcctcacaaatgcagggactcGGTCCCTGGCAGAGTGCTCTCGTCCAAATTCAAAGTGGTGTACAACTGTAAAGCAGAAAGTGCAGCGTACTTCACCAACGAGAAGGGCGGATGAGGTTGTTTGTTTTAGTGGTCAAAACTCTTGTTAGTGATTGATAGATACAACAATAAACAAACAAcattattcattcaaaaaggaaagagagagCTAGCAAGTCTATTCAAGAACTCACAAAGAAAGGGACCTGGTCCCGGAAAGACTGCGTACGTGAAAAAGTCAAAAGATAGTTGTCTAAAAGCTGTCACATCTGACATGGTGGGTGCACAGCTTTTCAGAATAGCAGGCTCTCAGCCAATGGTGTCGTCCCTAGGTGTTTGTATCCATTTGATATAGTCTCTTCTCCAaaacaaaaactcaaaaactcaAGATTTGGCAAACAAAGTTGTGAATTTCTAACAATTCATAAGCTCAACAAGAAAAGGTCATCTTCATGGAAGAACATTGCTCATGCTCAACaaagggacctgatagagtgCTGAAGcgtttttattgtattttgagTTGTGTCTTATGTGCTTAAATTGTAATTCTACTCCTAAGTTATAAAAGATAGTAGATCAGTTGTTTGTCTAAGTATTTAGTTTGAGTCGTATTAACTAGAGTTAGTTAGTCGAATCATCTAAGTTTTGGTCAAGCCTTTTTACATCATTGNctgacttttaagtcagtttgaccagcttaaaagcccatccaaacaggctcttagtCTTGTTTTAAGTGGGTTTTTAAAGTCTAGatcaactagagttagttggtttAGTGGGCAATAGAGTTATTGCTTAGTTTTCCTTTGTAGTAGAATTGCTACATAAAGGGGAAGGAATTAAAGAGTTTTAATACCTGTGCTTTGTGTCTTATGTGCTTAAATTGTAAATTCGATATCCATGATGTATGTTGCTTTTACTGCAGTTTTCATAACGCAAATAACGAATAACAGTAAAAAGAGATCATAATTGAGGGTGTAAACATTTTCATACATTGAGTAACTTTTAAGAGAACCATATCATCATCGTCTATTTCTCTAAACAATCAATGAAGTAATGTTCCATTATCGCGATGAATATCAGGAAGGTCAGGACTAATGGAGAACTTCAACCATTTCTTCTTCTCAATGTGTTTAAGACAAGGTTGCATAACCAACCCAATTGCAATAGCAGCAAGGCTTATTATCATGACTTTAACGGTTGAAAACGCTAAAACAACACAAACGAGTATGGTTGGAGGCATACACAGTAGAATGGCTCCGATTGTTCCACCAGGTATCTTGAAAGGGCGCGATGCATTTGGAAACTTTATCCTTAATCGTACGAATGCTATGAATTCCAAGATCATTCCAAAGCAATACAAGAAGTTTTCTGCAGCTACAATCTCTTGAAAGCTCATCCATGATAGTAAAAGCACACCTGAAGCTGAGAGGAGGATCCCGACTAGAGGTGTTCCATGACGTGATCTTTTGGCAAAGAACTCCGGTAGCATCCCTCTCTCGGCCATACCAAGTAGCTGAAATGAGTCGCTGCTCATTTCAGCTACAAATGTACCCATATTTGACAATGCAGCAGCCCCTTGAATCCACCATCTTAGCCACACTCCACCAAGTATTTTCGCAATGTCTGAGAAATAGCCATCCGTCCACAGGTCACGTTCGAGTGGAACAGCTCCGGTACCAACTAATAGAGGGAAAAAGTACGATAAAACGACTAGAATCACAGCATAAAACAGAGCTTTAGGCAGAGTTTTCTTCGGGTTACGTACTTCTCCTACAAGAGTACTTATAGAGTCCCAATAATTCAGATTCCAAAAGAGAGTGTTTAGATACAAGTTCCAATCCACACTGTGCACATCCGTCACCAACCACCTCGTGGGCCTTAGTTTCGGAATCGAGATCAACCCCATAACAACAAAAGGAAGAATCGACAATATCCCGAGCAGAACAGCAACCCATCCAACAATAGTTAAACCCCTATAGTTCATGTAAGTAAGGACCAAAGTAATGCCTATGACCGCGATAACACGAGGAAGTCCACCACCTAATGCAGGAACTCCTGATTTCAGATAATCAAGAAACAAGACCGGGTAAAGAGCGTTATCGATGACTCCACTCAACCATTTCACCCAACCTTGTTGAAAGCCCCAGTATGGACCTAATGCAGATGAAACCCAAACAACATATCCGCTATTTTCGGGGAACATGGTGCCTAATTCAGCTGTTATAAGAGCCTCAGGTACACTCCATATAATTGGGAAAACCAAGAAACCAACAAGTGCAAGAAGCGGACCAGCTGCTTGTACAGTGTCTTCAACACCAAATGGTCCACCTGATACTTCatagaaaatgagaaaaactaAAGGCAATAGAGAAAGTTTCCTATCATTATTTGCTCTTGAAGAAGAAACAACTTCATTAATCTCTATGTATTCTGCATTATTACACTCTCCCATTGGAATTGTAGCTTCTCTTTGAGGTAAGTCCCTTACTTTCTGCatttaaaatcaaatctttAACATTACCATCTCATTGAAATTAagtaaacaacaacaacaacatatatacTCAGTGAAATTCCACAAGTGAGATCTAGCGTTTACGCTGATCTTGCCCTACCTTAGAAGATAGAGAAACTGTTTTCGATAGATTCTCGGACAGTGAAAGAAGTCATGgccaaaaaaaaactaaagaaagaagGGACAAACATTCGCAAAGGGAACAGTAACTACAACAAAAGAAGACAATAATAATCGGGGTACAAGAAACAATAAAAAGTAACAGAAATCGAATAACAATAAGCTACAACAGTAATACTACAATAACTAGCATGAAAAGATAAGTGACATAACACTCAATGTACTTTACTAACTTTCTATCCTAATATGTGTACTCCATAAGCTCTTATCTAAGGTCATATTCTTAGTAAACTGGTCATATTCTTAGTAAGCTACAGATGTGACATGTCCTGGTGATTATCTTGCTAAAGCAATCCATGTTCTCCATAAgctcctatctaaggtcatatcCTTGATAAA
This genomic stretch from Solanum stenotomum isolate F172 chromosome 10, ASM1918654v1, whole genome shotgun sequence harbors:
- the LOC125842684 gene encoding probable polyamine transporter At1g31830 isoform X1 encodes the protein MTTKSETKSSIEVPNAQQQVAVAEKKTSALSSPTTAQNDKFVQNGDDQKVRDLPQREATIPMGECNNAEYIEINEVVSSSRANNDRKLSLLPLVFLIFYEVSGGPFGVEDTVQAAGPLLALVGFLVFPIIWSVPEALITAELGTMFPENSGYVVWVSSALGPYWGFQQGWVKWLSGVIDNALYPVLFLDYLKSGVPALGGGLPRVIAVIGITLVLTYMNYRGLTIVGWVAVLLGILSILPFVVMGLISIPKLRPTRWLVTDVHSVDWNLYLNTLFWNLNYWDSISTLVGEVRNPKKTLPKALFYAVILVVLSYFFPLLVGTGAVPLERDLWTDGYFSDIAKILGGVWLRWWIQGAAALSNMGTFVAEMSSDSFQLLGMAERGMLPEFFAKRSRHGTPLVGILLSASGVLLLSWMSFQEIVAAENFLYCFGMILEFIAFVRLRIKFPNASRPFKIPGGTIGAILLCMPPTILVCVVLAFSTVKVMIISLAAIAIGLVMQPCLKHIEKKKWLKFSISPDLPDIHRDNGTLLH
- the LOC125842684 gene encoding probable polyamine transporter At1g31830 isoform X2; protein product: MGECNNAEYIEINEVVSSSRANNDRKLSLLPLVFLIFYEVSGGPFGVEDTVQAAGPLLALVGFLVFPIIWSVPEALITAELGTMFPENSGYVVWVSSALGPYWGFQQGWVKWLSGVIDNALYPVLFLDYLKSGVPALGGGLPRVIAVIGITLVLTYMNYRGLTIVGWVAVLLGILSILPFVVMGLISIPKLRPTRWLVTDVHSVDWNLYLNTLFWNLNYWDSISTLVGEVRNPKKTLPKALFYAVILVVLSYFFPLLVGTGAVPLERDLWTDGYFSDIAKILGGVWLRWWIQGAAALSNMGTFVAEMSSDSFQLLGMAERGMLPEFFAKRSRHGTPLVGILLSASGVLLLSWMSFQEIVAAENFLYCFGMILEFIAFVRLRIKFPNASRPFKIPGGTIGAILLCMPPTILVCVVLAFSTVKVMIISLAAIAIGLVMQPCLKHIEKKKWLKFSISPDLPDIHRDNGTLLH